Proteins encoded in a region of the bacterium genome:
- a CDS encoding tail fiber domain-containing protein, with amino-acid sequence MKRILIILLAMWSATVFGTIPQLVNYQGFLTDSDGSPLDTVVAMTFKMYDAASSGTQLWTETQPACTVRVGLFNVLLGSVVAIPDSFGATSRWLGVTVGGNSEMVPRTRFVSVGYAYRVGTVDGASGGTVSGDVNIVGKANIGSGNVNTGAYGFVVGYSDTASGDYSTISGGKYNTASGNYAAVCGGWDNDASILATVGGGQSNTASGGLATVGGGYGNTASGTSATVDGGEYNDATAYAAAVGGGRYNRARGAYSVVAGGGGEAASDSNSASGDHSAIGGGMGNAASGDRATVGGGYGNDASGYVAAVGGGYGNTASRWYTTVGGGWGNEASAQCATVGGGNQNRATVLGAEVGGGYWNSAVDTCATISGGYNNYASAEYSTVGGGRYNRARGNYAVIAGGGGDSWADSNSASGNYSAIPGGRQNVAAGRYSFAAGRRAKANHDGSFVWADSTNSDFASSAINQFNVRASGGVRIATTTAGNVGVKLDNGDSAWEVLSDSTKKTNRRAANTEEILAKVAQLPIEEWNYKHQDASNRHVGPMAQDFWSLFHLGDDSLSISTIDPDGIALAAIQELAKQVNALKEENQSLRTQVQTLMAAKQESAVLGRDK; translated from the coding sequence ATGAAACGAATTCTGATCATTCTGCTGGCTATGTGGTCAGCGACCGTCTTTGGCACGATCCCACAACTGGTGAACTATCAGGGGTTCTTGACGGATTCAGATGGGAGTCCGTTGGATACGGTGGTGGCGATGACATTCAAGATGTATGATGCTGCTTCGAGCGGCACGCAACTATGGACAGAGACGCAACCCGCCTGCACGGTACGGGTGGGACTATTCAACGTTCTCTTGGGCTCAGTGGTTGCGATTCCGGACAGTTTCGGCGCGACGAGCCGCTGGTTGGGAGTGACGGTTGGCGGCAACAGCGAGATGGTGCCACGGACTCGTTTCGTTTCGGTCGGCTATGCCTATCGCGTGGGCACGGTGGACGGAGCCAGCGGAGGCACAGTCAGCGGTGATGTGAACATCGTCGGCAAAGCGAACATCGGTTCAGGCAATGTGAACACGGGAGCCTACGGCTTCGTCGTGGGTTACAGTGACACGGCATCTGGCGATTACTCGACGATAAGCGGCGGGAAATACAACACTGCCAGCGGCAACTATGCAGCAGTTTGCGGCGGCTGGGACAACGATGCCAGCATCCTTGCCACGGTGGGCGGCGGGCAATCCAACACCGCCAGCGGCGGTTTAGCCACGGTGGGCGGTGGCTACGGCAACACTGCCAGCGGCACCTCAGCCACGGTGGACGGCGGCGAATACAACGATGCCACCGCCTATGCAGCCGCGGTGGGCGGCGGTCGCTACAATCGTGCCCGAGGCGCTTACTCCGTCGTCGCCGGAGGCGGCGGCGAAGCGGCCAGCGACAGCAATTCTGCCAGTGGCGATCATTCAGCCATTGGCGGAGGGATGGGAAACGCTGCCAGCGGCGACCGTGCCACGGTGGGAGGCGGCTATGGCAACGATGCCAGCGGTTATGTGGCGGCGGTCGGCGGCGGCTATGGCAACACGGCCAGCAGGTGGTATACCACGGTGGGGGGCGGCTGGGGGAACGAAGCCAGCGCGCAATGCGCCACGGTAGGTGGAGGCAATCAAAATAGGGCGACTGTCCTCGGCGCAGAGGTAGGCGGTGGCTACTGGAACAGTGCCGTTGACACTTGCGCAACGATTAGCGGCGGCTATAACAACTATGCCAGCGCCGAGTATTCCACGGTGGGCGGCGGTCGCTACAATCGTGCCCGAGGCAATTATGCGGTCATAGCGGGCGGCGGGGGCGATTCCTGGGCCGATAGCAATTCTGCCAGTGGCAACTACTCGGCAATACCCGGGGGGAGACAGAATGTAGCCGCCGGCCGTTACTCGTTCGCTGCGGGCCGAAGAGCCAAAGCCAATCACGATGGCAGCTTCGTCTGGGCGGATTCTACGAACAGTGACTTCGCTTCCTCGGCCATCAATCAGTTCAATGTTCGAGCCTCAGGCGGGGTACGCATTGCCACGACGACGGCGGGCAATGTGGGAGTGAAACTCGACAACGGCGATTCCGCATGGGAAGTCCTCTCCGACAGCACCAAGAAGACCAACCGCCGAGCCGCCAACACCGAAGAGATTCTGGCCAAGGTTGCTCAGTTGCCTATCGAAGAATGGAACTACAAGCATCAGGATGCCTCAAACAGACACGTCGGGCCAATGGCGCAGGATTTCTGGAGCCTGTTCCACCTCGGAGACGACAGTTTGAGCATCTCGACTATTGATCCAGACGGGATTGCGCTGGCGGCGATACAGGAGCTGGCGAAGCAGGTGAACGCTCTAAAGGAAGAAAATCAAAGTTTGCGTACGCAGGTGCAGACGCTGATGGCGGCGAAGCAGGAGTCTGCTGTTCTTGGAAGAGACAAATGA